In one Hyphomicrobium sp. 99 genomic region, the following are encoded:
- a CDS encoding DUF6691 family protein → MKDTAIALLSGVLFGMGLAISGMIDPARVRAFLDVGGNWDPTLAFVMGGALLPMAVAWQVAKRLRKPLVSNDFHFPPTKHVNWKLIGGAAIFGTGWGLAGICPGPGIAAIAVQPMPALLFVLAMAAGMGLHSLIFQREASLAHSTGDF, encoded by the coding sequence ATGAAAGATACCGCAATTGCGCTGCTTAGCGGCGTGCTCTTCGGCATGGGTCTCGCCATATCCGGGATGATCGATCCGGCGAGAGTCCGCGCGTTTCTCGACGTTGGCGGAAATTGGGATCCGACCTTGGCATTCGTCATGGGCGGCGCGCTGCTTCCGATGGCCGTTGCTTGGCAGGTAGCGAAGCGCCTCCGAAAGCCGCTTGTATCGAATGACTTTCATTTTCCTCCGACGAAGCACGTCAATTGGAAATTAATTGGTGGTGCCGCGATTTTCGGAACGGGCTGGGGGCTTGCCGGCATTTGCCCTGGCCCCGGCATAGCAGCCATCGCGGTCCAGCCGATGCCGGCGCTGCTCTTCGTGCTGGCCATGGCCGCGGGCATGGGCCTGCACAGCCTCATTTTTCAACGCGAAGCTTCGCTCGCGCATAGCACAGGAGATTTTTAG
- a CDS encoding YeeE/YedE family protein — MPGFPHAAPIEGLIGGLLIGLAAAIMLLGNGRIAGVSGLFARALGISPGDPPRQLAWAFVIGLPIGAGLVAFVMGVNVVFPTSLSLIIAGVLVGFGTRLGSGCTSGHGICGLSRLSVRSIFATLTFMIAGVITVTAMRLLGLSI, encoded by the coding sequence ATGCCCGGCTTCCCTCATGCTGCTCCGATAGAAGGCCTCATTGGCGGCCTTCTTATTGGCCTCGCCGCCGCAATCATGCTGCTCGGCAACGGGCGCATCGCTGGTGTCAGCGGGTTGTTTGCACGCGCACTCGGCATATCGCCCGGTGACCCGCCGCGGCAGCTCGCGTGGGCCTTCGTCATCGGCTTGCCCATTGGTGCCGGATTGGTTGCATTCGTCATGGGTGTGAACGTCGTCTTCCCCACATCGCTATCGCTGATCATCGCGGGTGTGCTCGTCGGCTTTGGCACCCGGCTCGGGTCCGGCTGCACGAGCGGACATGGTATTTGCGGACTTTCCCGGCTTTCCGTGCGTTCGATTTTCGCGACGCTCACTTTCATGATCGCAGGCGTGATCACGGTCACGGCCATGCGGCTGCTCGGGTTGTCCATATGA